In Pyrus communis chromosome 1, drPyrComm1.1, whole genome shotgun sequence, the following are encoded in one genomic region:
- the LOC137747091 gene encoding protein LIKE COV 2-like — MAEDQESTSIPLSQAENGGPDPEDPAKSPPPSPNSSTRKACCFVLQSWVSKKFMTGCVVLFPVAVTFFVTWWFIQFVDGFFSPLYAQLGIDIFGLGFVTSLLFVFFVGVFVSSWMGATVFSVGEWIIKRMPFVKHIYSASKQISAAVSPDQNTTAFKEVAIIRHPRVGEYAFGFITSTVTLQRDNEDEELCSVFVPTNHLYIGDIFLVNSTEIIRPNLSIREGIEIIVSGGMTMPQIISPQQRIAQQNEKIPLNRIK; from the exons ATGGCCGAAGATCAAGAATCGACGTCGATTCCTCTGAGTCAAGCGGAGAATGGTGGTCCGGATCCCGAAGATCCAGCCAAGtctccccctccctcccccAATTCCTCTACTCGTAAG GCTTGCTGCTTTGTTCTCCAAAGTTGGGTCTCAAAGAAGTTTATGACTGGATG TGTGGTGCTTTTTCCTGTTGCTGTTACATTCTTTGTTACATGGTGGTTTATTCAGTTTGTTGATGGTTTCTTTAGTCCACTCTATGCTCAGCTTGGCATCGACATCTTCG gacTTGGATTTGTCACATCCTTATTGTTTGTATTCTTTGTTGGCGTCTTTGTTTCATCATGGATGGGTGCCACTGTTTTCTCAGTCGGAGAATGGATCATAAAGAGAATGCCTTTTGTTAAGCATATCTACTCCGCCTCCAAACAAATTAGTGCTGCAGTTTCTCCAG ACCAAAATACTACAGCTTTTAAAGAGGTGGCAATTATCCGTCACCCACGTGTTGGTGAATATGCTTTTGGATTTATTACATCAACAGTCACCCTTCAG AGAGATAATGAAGATGAAGAGTTGTGTAGTGTGTTTGTCCCAACAAATCATCTATACATAGGCGATATATTTCTTGTTAACTCCACAGAGATCATAAGACCGAATTTGTCTATCCGAGAAGGCATag AGATCATTGTGTCTGGGGgtatgacaatgccccaaatcaTTTCTCCTCAACAAAGGATTGCCCAGCAGAACGAGAAGATCCCTTTGAACAGAATAAAGTGA
- the LOC137738438 gene encoding uncharacterized protein isoform X2 — protein sequence MDFDEYEYLEKTVQENDERDPKKKTKKEGTEKSYRKREVDDVVSVGGEEDDMKSSKRSKAEHENGREKDRHHRTGRERDRESERDKERDRDRGERERDRERSSRDKDKDKEKDTDKDKERERERRERDKEREREKEKERERRDRREREDRHRREKEEKERSRRSVSRSDREEKERPRRSSDREDKERSRRSRSRSERDREREIRERERELELRESRRFKDKKEAVEPEADPERDQRTVFAYQMPLKAAERDVYEFFSKAGKVRDVRLIMDRNSRRSKGVGYIEFYDAMSVPMAIALSGQLLLGQPVMVKPSEAEKNLVQSNATSGAAGVVGPYGAVDRKLYVGNLHFNMTETHLREIFEPFGPVELVQLPLDLETGQCKGFGFVQFAHLEHAKAAQSLNGKLEIAGRTIKVSSVTDHVGSQEAGAKSADFDDDDGGGLSLNAQSRALLMQKLDRTGIATSIAGSIGVPGLNGAAPNQRAVTLPINGQAAVSAPILPAAVAVNEPVGNPSECLLLKNMFDPAAEREPDFDVDIKEDVEEECSKYGRVKHIYVDKNSAGFVYLRFEAVEAAAAAQRAMHLRWFAGRLISALFMQPQVYQAKFGA from the exons ATGGACTTCGACGAGTACGAATACCTGGAGAAGACTGTGCAGGAGAACGACGAGCGGGATCCGAAGAAGAAAACGAAGAAGGAAGGCACCGAGAAGAGCTACAGGAAGAGAGAGGTTGACGACGTCGTTTCGGTGGGCGGCGAGGAGGACGATATGAAGAGCAGTAAGAGGTCAAAGGCTGAGCACGAGAACGGGCGCGAGAAGGATCGGCACCATCGGACTGGGAGGGAGAGGGACCGAGAGAGCGAAAGGGATAAGGAACGGGATCGTGATCGCGGCGAgcgagagagagacagagagaggagTAGCAGAGACAAGGACAAGGACAAGGAGAAGGATACAGATAAGgacaaggagagagaaagagagcggAGGGAGAGGgataaggagagagaaagagagaaggaaaaggaaagagagaggagagataggagagagagggaggacagacacagaagagagaaagaggagaaagagaggTCTAGGAGGAGCGTAAGCCGCTCCGACCGCGAAGAGAAAGAGAGGCCTCGCCGAAGTAGTGACCGAGAAGATAAAGAGCGGTCTCGCAGAAGTAGGAGCCGCTCCGAGCGTGATAGGGAGAGGGAAATTAGAGAAAGGGAACGAGAGCTTGAGCTGAGGGAGAGCAG GAGGTTTAAAGACAAAAAGGAAGCGGTGGAGCCAGAAGCTGATCCGGAAAGGGATCAGAGAACTGTTTTTGCTTACCAG ATGCCACTGAAGGCAGCTGAACGAGATGTTTATGAATTCTTCTCAAAAGCGGGCAAG GTGAGGGATGTACGCCTGATCATGGACAGGAATTCTAGACGGTCAAAAGGAGTTGG GTATATTGAGTTCTATGATGCAATGTCTGTGCCAATGGCTATAGCTCTCTCTGGTCAACTACTTCTGGGGCAACCTGTAATGGTGAAACCTTCGGAAGCTGAAAAGAATCTTGTTCAGTCCAACGCCACGAGTGGGGCTGCAGGCGTTGTTGGGCCATATGGTGCGGTTGATAGGAAACTGTATGTGGGGAACTTGCATTTTAACATGACTGAGACTCACCTTAGAGAG ATTTTTGAACCATTTGGACCAGTGGAACTTGTGCAACTTCCCCTTGATCTGGAGACAGGGCAGTGCAAGGGTTTTGGCTTTGTTCAA TTTGCTCATCTAGAACATGCAAAGGCAGCTCAAAGTTTGAATGGAAAGTTGGAGATTGCTGGTCGAACTATCAAG GTTTCATCTGTTACAGATCATGTTGGATCTCAAGAGGCTGGAGCAAAATCTGCAGactttgatgatgatgatggtggtggtttg TCTTTAAATGCCCAATCTAGAGCACTGCTAATGCAGAAGCTGGATCGCACTGGTATTGCCACAAG TATTGCGGGGTCTATTGGAGTTCCTGGGCTGAATGGGGCAGCTCCTAATCAACGAGCTGTTACGTTGCCTATCAATGGTCAAGCTGCAGTCTCTGCTCCTATTCTTCCAGCAGCAGTTGCAGTCAACGAACCCGTTGGAAACCCCAGCGAATGTCTACTACTGAAGAATATGTTTGATCCAGCCGCTGAG AGGGAGCCAGATTTTGATGTAGACATTAAAGAGGATGTCGAAGAAGAATGTTCAAAATATGGCCGGGTGAAGCATATTTATGTGGACAA AAACAGTGCTGGTTTCGTGTACTTGCGGTTTGAAGCTGTGGAAGCAGCTGCTGCAGCTCAACGTGCAATGCATTTGAGATGGTTTGCGGGAAGGCTGATTTCAGCCCTGTTTATG CAACCACAAGTTTACCAGGCAAAGTTTGGAGCTTAA
- the LOC137738438 gene encoding uncharacterized protein isoform X1 gives MDFDEYEYLEKTVQENDERDPKKKTKKEGTEKSYRKREVDDVVSVGGEEDDMKSSKRSKAEHENGREKDRHHRTGRERDRESERDKERDRDRGERERDRERSSRDKDKDKEKDTDKDKERERERRERDKEREREKEKERERRDRREREDRHRREKEEKERSRRSVSRSDREEKERPRRSSDREDKERSRRSRSRSERDREREIRERERELELRESSRRFKDKKEAVEPEADPERDQRTVFAYQMPLKAAERDVYEFFSKAGKVRDVRLIMDRNSRRSKGVGYIEFYDAMSVPMAIALSGQLLLGQPVMVKPSEAEKNLVQSNATSGAAGVVGPYGAVDRKLYVGNLHFNMTETHLREIFEPFGPVELVQLPLDLETGQCKGFGFVQFAHLEHAKAAQSLNGKLEIAGRTIKVSSVTDHVGSQEAGAKSADFDDDDGGGLSLNAQSRALLMQKLDRTGIATSIAGSIGVPGLNGAAPNQRAVTLPINGQAAVSAPILPAAVAVNEPVGNPSECLLLKNMFDPAAEREPDFDVDIKEDVEEECSKYGRVKHIYVDKNSAGFVYLRFEAVEAAAAAQRAMHLRWFAGRLISALFMQPQVYQAKFGA, from the exons ATGGACTTCGACGAGTACGAATACCTGGAGAAGACTGTGCAGGAGAACGACGAGCGGGATCCGAAGAAGAAAACGAAGAAGGAAGGCACCGAGAAGAGCTACAGGAAGAGAGAGGTTGACGACGTCGTTTCGGTGGGCGGCGAGGAGGACGATATGAAGAGCAGTAAGAGGTCAAAGGCTGAGCACGAGAACGGGCGCGAGAAGGATCGGCACCATCGGACTGGGAGGGAGAGGGACCGAGAGAGCGAAAGGGATAAGGAACGGGATCGTGATCGCGGCGAgcgagagagagacagagagaggagTAGCAGAGACAAGGACAAGGACAAGGAGAAGGATACAGATAAGgacaaggagagagaaagagagcggAGGGAGAGGgataaggagagagaaagagagaaggaaaaggaaagagagaggagagataggagagagagggaggacagacacagaagagagaaagaggagaaagagaggTCTAGGAGGAGCGTAAGCCGCTCCGACCGCGAAGAGAAAGAGAGGCCTCGCCGAAGTAGTGACCGAGAAGATAAAGAGCGGTCTCGCAGAAGTAGGAGCCGCTCCGAGCGTGATAGGGAGAGGGAAATTAGAGAAAGGGAACGAGAGCTTGAGCTGAGGGAGAGCAG CAGGAGGTTTAAAGACAAAAAGGAAGCGGTGGAGCCAGAAGCTGATCCGGAAAGGGATCAGAGAACTGTTTTTGCTTACCAG ATGCCACTGAAGGCAGCTGAACGAGATGTTTATGAATTCTTCTCAAAAGCGGGCAAG GTGAGGGATGTACGCCTGATCATGGACAGGAATTCTAGACGGTCAAAAGGAGTTGG GTATATTGAGTTCTATGATGCAATGTCTGTGCCAATGGCTATAGCTCTCTCTGGTCAACTACTTCTGGGGCAACCTGTAATGGTGAAACCTTCGGAAGCTGAAAAGAATCTTGTTCAGTCCAACGCCACGAGTGGGGCTGCAGGCGTTGTTGGGCCATATGGTGCGGTTGATAGGAAACTGTATGTGGGGAACTTGCATTTTAACATGACTGAGACTCACCTTAGAGAG ATTTTTGAACCATTTGGACCAGTGGAACTTGTGCAACTTCCCCTTGATCTGGAGACAGGGCAGTGCAAGGGTTTTGGCTTTGTTCAA TTTGCTCATCTAGAACATGCAAAGGCAGCTCAAAGTTTGAATGGAAAGTTGGAGATTGCTGGTCGAACTATCAAG GTTTCATCTGTTACAGATCATGTTGGATCTCAAGAGGCTGGAGCAAAATCTGCAGactttgatgatgatgatggtggtggtttg TCTTTAAATGCCCAATCTAGAGCACTGCTAATGCAGAAGCTGGATCGCACTGGTATTGCCACAAG TATTGCGGGGTCTATTGGAGTTCCTGGGCTGAATGGGGCAGCTCCTAATCAACGAGCTGTTACGTTGCCTATCAATGGTCAAGCTGCAGTCTCTGCTCCTATTCTTCCAGCAGCAGTTGCAGTCAACGAACCCGTTGGAAACCCCAGCGAATGTCTACTACTGAAGAATATGTTTGATCCAGCCGCTGAG AGGGAGCCAGATTTTGATGTAGACATTAAAGAGGATGTCGAAGAAGAATGTTCAAAATATGGCCGGGTGAAGCATATTTATGTGGACAA AAACAGTGCTGGTTTCGTGTACTTGCGGTTTGAAGCTGTGGAAGCAGCTGCTGCAGCTCAACGTGCAATGCATTTGAGATGGTTTGCGGGAAGGCTGATTTCAGCCCTGTTTATG CAACCACAAGTTTACCAGGCAAAGTTTGGAGCTTAA